The Arthrobacter sp. PM3 genome contains the following window.
AAGAAGCTCAGCATCATCGTCCCGGCCAACCCGGGTGGCGGCTGGGACCAGACCGGGCGCGCCATCCAGGCAGACCTGCAGTCCAACAAGCTGGTCTCCTCCGCCCAGGTCACCAACATCGGCGGCGGCGGCGGAACCAACGGCCTGGCCAAGCTGGCCACCGAAAAGGACGCCAACACGCTCATGGTGATGGGCTACGTCATGGTCGGTGCGGTGGAGACCAACGCCGCGAAGACCCGGCTGGAGGACACCACCCCCATTGCCCGGCTCACGGAAGAGCCGCTGGTCGTGGTGGTGCCGGCGTCGTCGAAGTACCAGTCCGTCGCGGACCTGGTGGCGGACATCAAGGCTAACGGGAAGGGAGTTGCCATCACGGGCGGCTCCGCCGGTGGCGCGGACCACATCCTGGCCGGGCAGATCCTGAAGTCCCAGGGTGTGGAGGCCGACAAGCTGAACTACATCGGCTACTCCGGCGGCGGCGAGTCGATCGCCGCGCTGCTGGGCAACAAGGTCCAGGCCGGGATTTCCGGCGTCGGCGAGTACGCCGAGCAGGTCAAGGCCGGTAAAGTCCGGGCCCTCGCCGTGTCCGGAAAGTCGGAGGCTCCGGCACTCCCCGGCGTCAAGCCGCTCAAGGACCAGGGGATCGATGTCGTGCTGACCAACTGGCGCGGTGTGGTGGCCCCCGGCTCCATCGACGACGCCCAGCGCGCCAAGCTGACCGACGTCGTCACCAAACTGCACGACTCGGAGGCCTGGAAGTCCACCCTGGCCAAGAACAACTGGGACGACGCCTTCCTGTCCGGCGACAGCTTTAAGGCCTTCCTCACCGAAGACATCGCCAAGGTCAAGACCACACTGACCCAGATCGGGCTGGTCAAGTAGCAATGACTTCCCACGTATCAACGCCCGCACGACGGCCGACGGGGGAGATCCTGTTCGCCCTCGTCTTCGTCAGCGTGGGCGCGGCGGGCCTGGCGGCGGCGGGATCGATTCCGGTCCCGCCGTCGGAGACCGGGATCGGGCCGCGGGCCTTTCCCTACATTGTGTGCAGCATGCTCGTGCTGTGCGGTGCCGGGGTGGTCCTGCAGGTCCTCCGCGGGAAGGTCGGGCAGGCCGAAGACAGCGAAGACCTGGACGCAACCGCGAAAACTGACTGGGCGGCGCTGGCCAAACTGGTCGGCTTCGTGGTGCTGCACATCTTCCTCATCGAGCCCGCCGGCTGGCCCGTGGCCGCGGCCGTCCTTTTCAGCGGAGCGGCATGGTCCCTGGACGCCAGGCCGCTCTGGAAGGCCATCGCCGTGTCAATCGTCCTCGCGCTGGTGCTGCAGTACGTCTTTGGCGGGCTGCTCGGCGTGTCCCTGCCGCCGGGGCCGCTGCTGGAAGGGGTGCCGTTCCTGCATGGATAGCTTCATGATGCTCCTCGAAGGATTCACCACCGCCCTGCAGCCGGTCTACCTGCTCTACGCCCTGGGCGGCGTGTTCGTCGGCACGGCCGTTGGCGTGCTCCCCGGCATCGGGCCGGCCATGACCGTGGCCCTGCTCATGCCCATTACCTACGCCCTGGATCCCGCCGCCGCTCTGATCGTGTTTGCCGGGATCTACTACGGCGGCATGTACGGCGGATCCACCACCTCCATCCTGCTCAACACGCCGGGCGAATCCTCCTCAATCGTCACGGCGCTCGAGGGCAACAAGATGGCCAAGGCCGGCAGGGGAGCGGCGGCCCTGGCGACGGCGGCCATCGGCTCCTTTTTTGCCGGGACCATCGCCACGGTCCTGCTGTCCTTCCTCGCCCCTGTCGTGGCGGACTTCGCCGTCGGCCTCGGACCGGTCGACTACGTGGCCCTCATGGTGGTGGCGTTCCTCACCGTCGGCGCCCTGCTGGGTGCCTCCGTCCTGCGCGGCCTGGCGTCCCTGGCGCTCGGGCTGTTCATCGGCCTGATCGGCATCGACGACAGCACAGCCCAGCAGCGCTTCACGTTCGACAACCCCACCCTGGTGGACGGCGTCGACATGGTCCTCGTGGCCGTCGGGCTCTTCGCCCTCGGCGAGGCGCTCTACGTCGCCGCGAAACTGCGGCACGGCCCGGTGGAACTCATCCCGGTCAGCAAGGGAAAGAACTCCTGGCTGACCCGGGAGGATTGGAAGCGGTCCTGGAAGCCGTGGCTGCGCGGGACCTTCATCGGTTTCCCGATCGGAACGGTTCCGGCCGGCGGCGCGGACGTCTCGACGTTCCTGTCCTACGCGGCCGAACGCAAACTGGCCAAGGGGCCCAACAAGGCCCAGTTCGGCAAGGGCGCCATCGAAGGCGTCGCCGGGCCGGAGGCGGCCAACAACGCCGCCGCCGCCGGTGTCCTGGTGCCGCTGCTGACCCTCGGCATCCCGACGACGGCCACCGCCGCCATGATGCTGACGGCCTTCCAGCGCTACCAAATCCAGCCCGGGCCGCTCCTGTTCGAGAACCAGGGCGCGCTCGTGTGGACCCTCATCGCCTCGCTGTATGTCGGCAACCTCATGCTGCTGGTGCCGAACCTGCCGCTGGTGGGCCTGTGGGTGAAGATCCTGCAGATCCCGCGCCCCTACCTGTACGCGGGCATCCTGGTTTTCGCCGCCCTCGGCGCCTTCTCGGTGAACTTCGCCGCGACCGACGTCGGCATCCTGCTGGTGGTGGGCGTCCTGGGCTACTTCATGCGCCGCTACGGCTACCCGGTGGCGCCGATGGTGGTCGCGATGATCCTGGGACCGATGTTCGAGGTGCAGCTGCGGCGCTCGCTGCAGCTTTCCCAGAACGACCCCACGGCGCTGTTCTCCTCGCCGTTCGCCGTGGTGGTTTACGCGTCCATGGCGTTGATCTTCGTCGCGTCGTGGTGGCTGCGCCGCCGCCAGGCCACGCTGGAGGCAGCGCCTGCGAAGGAAGAGGTGTCCGTCTGACCCCGCCGGGATGGCCTTTCGCGGCAGCGTCCCGCTCCGGGACTGCCACGAAAGGCCATCCCGCGCCCGCCGGGGGAGGCGCAGGCTGTCGCCGCCGTGCGGGATACTGGAAACATGCAGCCGCGCAAGATCGTCCTCCTCGGGTCCACCGGTTCCATCGGCACACAGGCGATTGACGTCGTCGACGGCGCCCCGCACCTATTTGAGGTCGTGGCCCTCAGCGCCGGCGGCGGCAACCTTGAACTCCTGGCCCGGCAGGCCGTCCACACCCGCGCCCAGGCCGTCGGCGTCGCCTCCGGTGACGCCGACGCGCTCCGGACCATGATCGACGACGCCGCCCGCGCGGCAGGGCTCGCCGGGTACCGCCCCGACCTCATCGCCGGCCCGGACGCCTCCACCCGGATCGCGGAAATCCCCGCCGACGTCGTCCTGAACGGCATCACCGGTTCGATCGGGCTCGCCCCCACCCTGGCTGCCCTCGGCTCCGGCGCCACCCTGGCCCTGGCCAACAAGGAGTCCCTGATTGTGGGCGGTTCGCTGGTCAAGGCCGCCGCCCGCGAAGGGCAGATTGTCCCCGTCGACTCCGAGCACTCGGCCATTGCCCAGTGCCTGCGCTCCGGAACCGCTGCCGAGGTGGACCGGCTGATCCTGACCGCGTCGGGCGGACCGTTCCGCGGCAGGACCCGGGAGGAACTGCGCGATGTCTCACCGCAGGATGCCCTGGCCCACCCCACCTGGGACATGGGCCTCATGGTCACCACGAACTCCGCGAGCCTGGTCAACAAGGGCCTGGAAGTGATCGAGGCGCACCTGCTCTTCGACATCCCGCTGGAGAAGATCGACGTCGTGGTCCACCCGCAGTCCGTGGTCCACTCCATGGTGCAGTTCACCGACGGCTCCACAATCGCCCAGGCCTCGCCGCCGGACATGCGCCTGCCCATCGCCTTGGGCCTCGGCTGGCCGCACCGTGTCCCGGGATCGGCGCAAGCCTGCGACTGGAGCAAGGCCACCAGCTGGACCTTCGAACCGCTGGACGCCACGGCCTTCCCCGCCGTCGGCCTCGCCAAGGAGGCCGCCCGGCAGGGCAGCACCTACCCGGCCGTCTTCAATGCCGCGAACGAGGAAGCCGTGATGGCCTTCCACTCCGGGCGGATCCGGTTCACCGATATCGTCGACACCATCGACGCCGTCCTCAGCGAACATTCAGGGTCTTCCGGGCTGACGGTGGAGTCCGTGTTGGATGCTGAACGATGGGCACGCGCCCGCACCCACGAACGTTTAGCCGTCAGAAGCGTCTAGGAAGCAGCAGAACCCACCCATGAGCCCAGTCCTCCTCTTTGTCCTCGGTGTCGTCTTCGTGGCGATCGGCATCGCGGTGTCCATTGCCCTGCACGAAGTGGGGCATCTGGTGCCAGCCAAGCTGTTCAAAGTCCGTGTGACCAAGTACATGATCGGATTCGGTCCCACGGTGTGGTCGAAGAAGCGGGGCGAAACCGAGTACGGCCTCAAAGCCATCCCGCTGGGCGGCTACGTGTCCATGATCGGGATGTACCCGCCGAATAAGGACGACGGCACGGTCCGGCCCTCGAGCACCGGCATGTTCCAGTCCCTGGCCTCCGATGCCCGGTCGCTGGCCCATGAGGAAATCGGGCCGGGCGATGAAAACCGGGTCTTCTACCGCCTGCCGGTCTGGAAGAAAATCATCATCATGCTCGGCGGCCCCGCCATGAACCTGCTGATCGGCGTCGTGCTGACCGGTGTGCTGCTCATGGGATTCGGTGTCGCCAGCCAGACCACCACCATCGCCGACGTCTCCAAATGCCAGGTCAAGGCCGGTGAGACCGTTGACCCGAACTCCGCCGACTGCAAGCTCACTCCCGCCGCGGCGGCGGGACTGAAACCGAACGACACCATCACCTCCTTCGACGGCAAGGCCGTCACCAGCTGGGACGAACTCACCGGCTGGATCCGCGCCTCGGCGGGCAAGCAGGTCAGCGTCACCGTGGAGCGCGACGGCGCCGCGGTTACTGCCACGGTCACCCCTGTGCTCACCTCCCGCCCGGTGATCGGCGCCGACGGCCGGCAGGCCACAGGATCCGACGGGAAACTCCAGTACCAGGACGTCGGCTTCCTGGGCATCGGCGCCCGGACGGCACTCGTGCCCCAACCGGCGTCGGCCGTCCTGCCGATGGCGGGGGAGAACATCAAACAGGTCGCCGGAGTGGTGGTGAACCTGCCGGCGCGCGTGGCCGGCGTGGCCAAGGCGGCCTTCAGCGAAGAGCCCCGGGACCCCAACGGCCCCATCAGTGTGGTGGGTGTGGGCCGCGTGGCCGGCGAGGTCGCCGCCATGGAAGAGGTCCCGCTGCAGTCCCGCTTCGCGGCACTGGTCGGCCTGCTGGCCGGGCTCAACTTTGCCCTGGCCGTCTTCAACCTCATCCCGCTGCTCCCGCTCGACGGCGGCCACGTGGCCGGGGCGCTGTACGAGGGAGCCCGCCGGCAGATCGCCAAACTGGCCGGCCGGCCGGACCCCGGCGCATTCGACATCGCCAAGCTGCTCCCGGTTACCTACGTGGTGGCGGTGCTGCTCATGGGCATGGGAGCGCTGCTGATCTACGCGGACATCGTCAAACCCGTCAACCTCTTTGGCTAGCTTCCGCCCGGCCGCACCCCCGTCCGGCGCTGCTCAGTTGCTTTTGACTGATTCTCTCCGATAAGCCTATTTTGACTGATTTCGTATAATCAGTTCAAAGTGATTGATTATCGAGAATCAGCTCCCTAGGCTGGGGCCATGTACGTTATGACAATCGACCAGCGCGGCAGCACGGGCGACGTCGACCGGGTCCCCGCCTTCCTGCAGGAACTCGGGGCCCTCCCGGCGGCAGGACGCTTTGAGCGATCGGTCGGCGACGAGGTCCAGGGCGTGGTCGCACAGGCGGCCGACGTCGTGGAGATTGCCCTGCATGCCCTGCGCAGCGGCCGCTGGTACGTCGGGATCGGCGTGGGGGAAGTGGACCTGCCGCTGCCCGCCAGCCCCCGGGAAGGCTCCGGCCCGGCCTTTGTGGCCGCCCGGGCCGCAGTGGAGCGGGCCAAAGCCGCGGCCGCCCACGTCCCGCTCGCAGTGGTCGCCGGCGCCGCTCCGCGGGGCAGGAACTCCCACGGGGCCGGGCAGGCGGCCTGCGCCAACGCCGAAGCGGTGCTCCGGCTGATTGGCCGCCTCATCCAGGAACGGACCCCGGCGCAGTGGAAGGTAGTGGATATGCTGCGCACGGTGCGGCACGGGCAGCCCGGCATCCACGGCACCCAGAAAGTCGCGGCCCGGAAACTCGGAATCACGGAGCAATCGGTGAGCCGCGCGGTCCTGCGCTCCGGCTGGCAGGAAGAATGGGCGGCGAGGCCGGCAGCCGAAATGCTGCTGTCCCTCGCCTGTGACGCCACAGCCCCCGACACCACAGGAGGAGACCGGTGAACTTCCTCTGGATCACCCTGGCCATGCTCACGGCCGGATTCGTCGGCTGGCCGGTCACGGCGGCGGTCTTCCGGCTCGCCCGGACCATTGACGACAGGGCCGGCGCCGCTCCCGGCGGCCCGGCCGCCGGCACCGCTGCGGCTGAGGATCCCGCCGCCGATTCCACCACGGACACCGACGTCACCCCGGCCCCCGTCGACGTCCCGGACCGGGGCGCCGGCAGGGCGGATGCGGACGCCGTCGATACGGTCAGCAGCGCCCGCATCCTGCGCGGCGGCGCCATCATCGGCATTCTGGAACGCTTCGCCGTGTGCCTGGCGATCCTCGCAGGCCAGCCCGTCGCGATCGCCTACGTCGTGGCCATCAAGGGCCTTGGCCGCTTCGCGGAGTTGAAAGCCACCCCCGTGGCTGCCGAGCGGTTCATCATCGGAACCCTCACCTCCATGCTCTGGGCCGCCGGGGTCGCAGCCCTGGTCAAGACGCTCGTCCTCGGCTGACCGCGTGCCCGGCCTGTCTCCGGATGGGAACCGGGCAAGCAGGGCGATAGTGTATCCATATGACTGTTTTTGCTGTGGAGTACGTGTACGACGCCGAATCTTCCGAAACCCGCAACGCCACCCGCCCGGCGCACCGCGAATGGACGGCGGAACTTGCCCGCGAAGGCGCCCTGCTGGCAAGCGGCCCCTACGGCGACGGCGCAGGGGCGTTGCTCATCTTCAAGGCGGACGACGAAGCGGCACTGAACGACATCCTGCGCCAGGACCCCTTCGCGGCAGCCGGCGCCATCTCGGGCACGCGCACCATGGCGTGGGCGCCGGTGACCGGCCTTCTGGCTGACCACACCGCCTAGCCCGTTCCGCCCGCACCTTCGATACCTCAGATACCACTAGGGAGTCCCCGTGACCTCGGTCAGCCTCGGAATGCCGTCAGCACCGCCCCCCGTACTTGCCCCCCGCCGGAAGACGCGCCAGATCAAGGTGGGCTCGGTGGGTGTCGGTTCCGATTCGCCCATCAGCGTCCAGTCCATGACCACGACGCCGACGACCGACATCAACGCCACGCTGCAGCAGATCGCGGAGCTCACCGCCTCCGGCTGTGACATTGTGCGTGTTGCCTGCCCGTCCGCTGATGACGCCGAGGCGCTGCCGATCATCGCCAGGAAGTCCCAGATCCCGGTGATCGCTGACATCCACTTCCAGCCGAAGTACGTGTTCGCCGCGATTGAGGCCGGCTGCGCCGCCGTGCGCGTGAACCCGGGAAACATCCGCAAGTTCGACGACCAGGTCAAGGAAATCGCCCGGGCCGCGAAGGACCACGGCACCTCCATCCGGATCGGTGTCAACGCCGGATCGCTGGAACCCGGAATCCTGAAGAAGTACGGCAAGGCCACCCCGGAAGCCCTCGTCGAATCCGCCGTCTGGGAAGCCTCCCTGTTTGAAGAGCACGGCTTCCACGACTTCAAGATCTCCGTCAAGCACAACGACCCCGTCGTCATGGTCGCTGCCTACGAGATGCTGGCCGAAAAGGGCGACTGGCCGCTGCACCTCGGCGTCACCGAGGCCGGCCCGGCGTTCCAGGGCACCATCAAGTCCGCGACGGCCTTCGGTGCATTGCTCTCACGCGGCATCGGCGACACCATCCGGGTGTCCCTCTCCGCGCCGCCGGTCGAGGAAATCAAGGTCGGCAACCAGATCCTGCAGTCACTGAACCTGCGCCCCCGCAAGCTGGAAATCGTGTCCTGCCCGTCGTGCGGCCGCGCCCAGGTGGACGTCTACACCCTCGCCGAGCAGGTCACGGCGGGGCTGGAAGGCATGGAAATCCCGCTGCGCGTGGCCGTCATGGGCTGCGTCGTGAACGGCCCGGGGGAGGCCCGCGAAGCCGATCTCGGTGTCGCGTCGGGCAACGGCAAGGGCCAGATCTTCGTGAAGGGCGAAGTCATCAAGACTGTCCCCGAGGACCAGATTGTTGAGACACTGATCGAGGAAGCCATGCGTATCGCTGAAGAGATGGGGGACGCCGATGGCGAAGATGCTGTCAAGGGTAGCCCCGTGGTTAGCGTCTCGTAGGGACGGCGCCGCACCCGGCGTCGCCGTCCGCGTCCTGGGCGTGGCGGACACCGCCCAGCTGCTGTCACTGGCCCGCCAGGACGCCGTCGCCAACGTCTTCATCCTGTCGCATCTGGAGACCACCGGCACGGCGTCCCCCACGGCCGGGGGCGCCAGCATCTTTGGCGTTTTCGACGGCGGGACCCTCCTCGGTGCCTGCTGGGCCGGCGCCAACCTGGTGCCGGTGCAGCTGGACCCCGAGTTCGCCAGCCTCGTCGCCATGGCCGCGCACCGCTCCGGCCGGCGATACGCCTCGATCTTTGGCCCCGCGGAGACTGTGCTCGCCCTTTACGCGGCCCTGGAGCACCTGGGCCAGTCCGCCCACGAAGTCCGCGACGACCAGCCACTGCTGACCATCACGGGACCACCTGCCGTCCGGCCCGACCCCGCCGTCGGGTTCGGCCAGTTGGCCGACTTCGACAAGATCCTGCCGGCGTGCGCCGCGATGTTTGAAGAGGAAGTCGGCTACTCCCCGTACCTTGGCGGGAGGGAATACTACAGCCGCCGCGTCAAGAGCCTCATCCGGCAGGGCCATTCGCTCGTGCACCTGAACGCCGAAGGCACCGTGGTGTTCAAGGCCGAACTGGGCGCCGTCACCCCGGACGTCACGCAGGTTCAGGGTGTCTGGATGAATCCGCAGTTCCGCGGCCTGGGCCTGAGCGCCGGCTACATGGCCGCCGTCGTCGTCCTCGCCCAGACACTGGCGCCGGTCACCAGCCTCTACGTCAATGACTTCAACACCAAGGCCCGCGCCACCTACAGCCGCGTGGGCTTCCACCAGGCGGGCACGTTCGCTACCGTGCTCTTCTAACCGGCAGCTGCCCGAAATATCCGGATGCATACTCTTGATTCCGGGAGCTGCGTCACATAGGTTCTACCTAGCCGTGTCGCACAGGCGCACACACCG
Protein-coding sequences here:
- a CDS encoding GNAT family N-acetyltransferase; translation: MLSRVAPWLASRRDGAAPGVAVRVLGVADTAQLLSLARQDAVANVFILSHLETTGTASPTAGGASIFGVFDGGTLLGACWAGANLVPVQLDPEFASLVAMAAHRSGRRYASIFGPAETVLALYAALEHLGQSAHEVRDDQPLLTITGPPAVRPDPAVGFGQLADFDKILPACAAMFEEEVGYSPYLGGREYYSRRVKSLIRQGHSLVHLNAEGTVVFKAELGAVTPDVTQVQGVWMNPQFRGLGLSAGYMAAVVVLAQTLAPVTSLYVNDFNTKARATYSRVGFHQAGTFATVLF
- the ispG gene encoding flavodoxin-dependent (E)-4-hydroxy-3-methylbut-2-enyl-diphosphate synthase, whose translation is MTSVSLGMPSAPPPVLAPRRKTRQIKVGSVGVGSDSPISVQSMTTTPTTDINATLQQIAELTASGCDIVRVACPSADDAEALPIIARKSQIPVIADIHFQPKYVFAAIEAGCAAVRVNPGNIRKFDDQVKEIARAAKDHGTSIRIGVNAGSLEPGILKKYGKATPEALVESAVWEASLFEEHGFHDFKISVKHNDPVVMVAAYEMLAEKGDWPLHLGVTEAGPAFQGTIKSATAFGALLSRGIGDTIRVSLSAPPVEEIKVGNQILQSLNLRPRKLEIVSCPSCGRAQVDVYTLAEQVTAGLEGMEIPLRVAVMGCVVNGPGEAREADLGVASGNGKGQIFVKGEVIKTVPEDQIVETLIEEAMRIAEEMGDADGEDAVKGSPVVSVS
- a CDS encoding tripartite tricarboxylate transporter TctB family protein, with translation MTSHVSTPARRPTGEILFALVFVSVGAAGLAAAGSIPVPPSETGIGPRAFPYIVCSMLVLCGAGVVLQVLRGKVGQAEDSEDLDATAKTDWAALAKLVGFVVLHIFLIEPAGWPVAAAVLFSGAAWSLDARPLWKAIAVSIVLALVLQYVFGGLLGVSLPPGPLLEGVPFLHG
- a CDS encoding tripartite tricarboxylate transporter permease — protein: MDSFMMLLEGFTTALQPVYLLYALGGVFVGTAVGVLPGIGPAMTVALLMPITYALDPAAALIVFAGIYYGGMYGGSTTSILLNTPGESSSIVTALEGNKMAKAGRGAAALATAAIGSFFAGTIATVLLSFLAPVVADFAVGLGPVDYVALMVVAFLTVGALLGASVLRGLASLALGLFIGLIGIDDSTAQQRFTFDNPTLVDGVDMVLVAVGLFALGEALYVAAKLRHGPVELIPVSKGKNSWLTREDWKRSWKPWLRGTFIGFPIGTVPAGGADVSTFLSYAAERKLAKGPNKAQFGKGAIEGVAGPEAANNAAAAGVLVPLLTLGIPTTATAAMMLTAFQRYQIQPGPLLFENQGALVWTLIASLYVGNLMLLVPNLPLVGLWVKILQIPRPYLYAGILVFAALGAFSVNFAATDVGILLVVGVLGYFMRRYGYPVAPMVVAMILGPMFEVQLRRSLQLSQNDPTALFSSPFAVVVYASMALIFVASWWLRRRQATLEAAPAKEEVSV
- the dxr gene encoding 1-deoxy-D-xylulose-5-phosphate reductoisomerase — encoded protein: MQPRKIVLLGSTGSIGTQAIDVVDGAPHLFEVVALSAGGGNLELLARQAVHTRAQAVGVASGDADALRTMIDDAARAAGLAGYRPDLIAGPDASTRIAEIPADVVLNGITGSIGLAPTLAALGSGATLALANKESLIVGGSLVKAAAREGQIVPVDSEHSAIAQCLRSGTAAEVDRLILTASGGPFRGRTREELRDVSPQDALAHPTWDMGLMVTTNSASLVNKGLEVIEAHLLFDIPLEKIDVVVHPQSVVHSMVQFTDGSTIAQASPPDMRLPIALGLGWPHRVPGSAQACDWSKATSWTFEPLDATAFPAVGLAKEAARQGSTYPAVFNAANEEAVMAFHSGRIRFTDIVDTIDAVLSEHSGSSGLTVESVLDAERWARARTHERLAVRSV
- a CDS encoding MarR family transcriptional regulator, giving the protein MYVMTIDQRGSTGDVDRVPAFLQELGALPAAGRFERSVGDEVQGVVAQAADVVEIALHALRSGRWYVGIGVGEVDLPLPASPREGSGPAFVAARAAVERAKAAAAHVPLAVVAGAAPRGRNSHGAGQAACANAEAVLRLIGRLIQERTPAQWKVVDMLRTVRHGQPGIHGTQKVAARKLGITEQSVSRAVLRSGWQEEWAARPAAEMLLSLACDATAPDTTGGDR
- a CDS encoding tripartite tricarboxylate transporter substrate binding protein, which gives rise to MSSQSHFTRPASTQPAPQQRNYTRRAALAAGAAGVVLALSACAGSGTGAGASSGPDPIKKLSIIVPANPGGGWDQTGRAIQADLQSNKLVSSAQVTNIGGGGGTNGLAKLATEKDANTLMVMGYVMVGAVETNAAKTRLEDTTPIARLTEEPLVVVVPASSKYQSVADLVADIKANGKGVAITGGSAGGADHILAGQILKSQGVEADKLNYIGYSGGGESIAALLGNKVQAGISGVGEYAEQVKAGKVRALAVSGKSEAPALPGVKPLKDQGIDVVLTNWRGVVAPGSIDDAQRAKLTDVVTKLHDSEAWKSTLAKNNWDDAFLSGDSFKAFLTEDIAKVKTTLTQIGLVK
- a CDS encoding YciI family protein, with translation MTVFAVEYVYDAESSETRNATRPAHREWTAELAREGALLASGPYGDGAGALLIFKADDEAALNDILRQDPFAAAGAISGTRTMAWAPVTGLLADHTA
- a CDS encoding RIP metalloprotease codes for the protein MSPVLLFVLGVVFVAIGIAVSIALHEVGHLVPAKLFKVRVTKYMIGFGPTVWSKKRGETEYGLKAIPLGGYVSMIGMYPPNKDDGTVRPSSTGMFQSLASDARSLAHEEIGPGDENRVFYRLPVWKKIIIMLGGPAMNLLIGVVLTGVLLMGFGVASQTTTIADVSKCQVKAGETVDPNSADCKLTPAAAAGLKPNDTITSFDGKAVTSWDELTGWIRASAGKQVSVTVERDGAAVTATVTPVLTSRPVIGADGRQATGSDGKLQYQDVGFLGIGARTALVPQPASAVLPMAGENIKQVAGVVVNLPARVAGVAKAAFSEEPRDPNGPISVVGVGRVAGEVAAMEEVPLQSRFAALVGLLAGLNFALAVFNLIPLLPLDGGHVAGALYEGARRQIAKLAGRPDPGAFDIAKLLPVTYVVAVLLMGMGALLIYADIVKPVNLFG